Proteins co-encoded in one Oreochromis aureus strain Israel breed Guangdong linkage group 3, ZZ_aureus, whole genome shotgun sequence genomic window:
- the LOC116310409 gene encoding calpain-5-like gives MPERVYDFQGQSFHKLRQACLRRGALFKDPLFPATDQSLFYKRQPPPGLTWKRPREICKDPRLFVDGISTRDLHQGSLGNCWMVAAISCLASEPSLWKKVIPDHLNQEWNPKRPDLYAGIFHFRFWRLGRWMDVVVDDRLPVSEDGVLLFCRSATPREFWSALLEKAYAKLNGCYEALEGGNTAEALIDFTGGVSEPLSLDREALRLHSDQRRALFQTLTKVHECKSLITCSIRPAEGETVESVLECGLVRGHAYGITAVRKVRLGEKVLKTGGTSRLFMVRMRNPWGTTDWTGAWSQRSEQWQQLSRAERDKMGLVVRDVGEFWMDFEDFCQHFTDVVVCRLVERTLLWPRFRWREVSCYGEWVLPPPTHGAPPPTVLQSNPTLTLSKSSNGLGGTKQRGNRKEDRLGESQQEGRKRGRSKPDANKVTTEKGGGKVNGVWKVELDKRSRCGGCINHRDTFLHNPQFMFEVRAKEEEVLICLQQEDRRMWRKNGKGENLPIGFEVLKVEVNRSSRVQCVAEQAASSIYMDSRSVTLRGTLALGRYVVLPTTFLPGVTGRFLLRLFSHSHIRLRELREDLPSPSVLHCLLPQPTVVTTVYLRRASGLSPPKQTAPDVYAVVRCENDNVRTRVFKESGNPEFNLRTIFYRRYPNTDISVEIYSRGLLWDSLLGETRLQTAESERSRSLVMNLRGGRSRSGLRGCVYLETSSSVCLTDL, from the exons ATGCCAGAACGAGTGTACGACTTCCAGGGCCAGAGTTTTCACAAGCTGCGGCAGGCCTGCCTCCGTCGAGGAGCGCTCTTCAAGGATCCTCTATTCCCCGCCACAGACCAGTCCCTCTTTTACAAGAGACAGCCTCCACCGGGTCTGACCTGGAAGAGGCCGAGG gAGATTTGTAAGGACCCCCGTCTGTTTGTTGATGGCATCAGCACTCGTGATTTGCACCAAGGAAGTCTGGGTAACTGCTGGATGGTGGCAGCCATTTCTTGCCTGGCGTCTGAGCCATCACTATGGAAAAAG GTCATCCCCGATCATTTGAATCAGGAGTGGAATCCAAAGCGTCCCGACTTGTATGCAGGAATTTTCCATTTCAGGTTCTGGCGTCTTGGTCGCTGGATGGATGTTGTTGTAGATGATCGCCTGCCTGTCAGCGAGGATGGAGTGCTGCTCTTTTGCCGTTCAGCCACACCACGAGAGTTCTGGAGCGCCCTGCTGGAAAAGGCCTACGCCAA ACTTAACGGCTGCTACGAGGCCTTGGAGGGAGGGAACACTGCAGAGGCCCTGATCGACTTCACTGGTGGAGTTTCAGAGCCTCTCAGTCTGGATCGTGAGGCCCTGAGACTGCACAGTGACCAGAGGAGGGCGCTCTTCCAGACTTTAACCAAGGTCCATGAATGTAAATCCCTCATCACTTGCTCCATACGG CCTGCAGAGGGAGAGACCGTGGAGTCAGTGCTGGAGTGTGGGCTCGTGCGAGGACACGCCTACGGGATCACGGCAGTGAGGAAGGTGAGGTTGGGGGAGAAGGTACTGAAGACAGGCGGGACATCCAGACTCTTTATGGTCCGCATGAGGAACCCGTGGGGGACCACAGATTGGACCGGTGCCTGGAGTCAGAG GTCAGAGCAGTGGCAGCAACTGAGTCGTGCAGAGAGGGACAAGATGGGGCTCGTTGTTCGTGATGTTGGGGAGTTTTG GATGGATTTCGAGGACTTCTGTCAACATTTTACAGATGTGGTGGTGTGCAGACTGGTGGAGAGGACTCTGCTGTGGCCGAGATTTCGCTGGAGAGAAGTGAGCTGCTATGGGGAGTGGGTTCTACCTCCCCCCACCCATGGAGCACCTCCACCCACTGTGCTCCAGAGTAACCCTACACTGACCCTGAGTAAGAGCAGCAACGGGCTTGGAGGGACCAAGCAGCGTGGAAACAGAAAGGAGGATCGACTCGGTGAGAGTCaacaggaaggaaggaaaagaggaagaagcaaGCCTGATGCGAACAAAGTGACAACAGAAAAGGGTGGTGGGAAGGTGAATGGAGTCTGGAAGGTGGAGCTGGATAAGAGGAGCCGGTGTGGTGGATGTATCAATCACAGGGACACCTTCCTGCACAACCCACAG TTCATGTTTGAGGTGCGAGCCAAAGAGGAGGAGGTGCTGATCTGTCTGCAGCAGGAGGacaggaggatgtggaggaaaAATGGAAAAGGAGAAAACCTGCCTATTGGCTTTGAGGTGTTGAAG gtggaggtgaaCCGCAGCAGTCGGGTGCAGTGCGTGGCAGAGCAGGCGGCCAGCTCCATCTACATGGATTCCCgcagtgtgacactgagggGAACTCTGGCTCTGGGACGTTATGTTGTGCTGCCCACCACCTTCCTGCCGGGCGTCACTGGACGCTTCCTGCTTcgcctcttctcccactctcaTATCAGACTCAG GGAACTGAGGGAGGACTTACCGTCTCCCTCTGTGCTCCACTGTCTTCTACCTCAGCCCACAGTGGTAACCACAGTTTATCTCCGCAGGGCGTCAGGACTCAGCCCTCCCAAACAAACAG CCCCCGATGTTTACGCTGTAGTGAGATGTGAGAATGACAACGTCAGGACGCGGGTGTTCAAGGAGAGCGGAAACCCTGAATTCAACCTGAGAACCATCTTCTACAGGAGATACCCCAACACAGACATCTCTGTTGAG
- the cnpy4 gene encoding protein canopy 4 encodes MKLAVVSLFWLCGFVSAEENERLPNKCEVCKFLTVELQDALEKTARSREVLEVGEVLDTGKRRKKIKYNTSETRLTEAVDNICERILEYNVHAERPGSLRYAKGSSQTMTTLKNLVHKGVKVDLGMPYELWDEPSVEVTDMKKQCETMLEQYEDVVENWYFHHQDQRLENFLCENHVLETSEQECLKEVWKGDMGDKEGAEEETSAEEEVEEGKIHDAGEL; translated from the exons ATGAAACTTGCCgttgtgtctttgttttggcTCTGCGGCTTTGTTTCGGCGGAAGAAAATGAGAGGCTGCCGAATAAATGCGAAG TGTGTAAGTTTCTGACAGTCGAGCTGCAGGACGCTCTGGAGAAAACCGCTCGCTCCCGTGAAGTCTTGGAGGTCGGAGAAGTGTTGGACACCGGcaagagaaggaaaaagatCAAATACAACACCTC GGAAACTCGGCTGACTGAGGCCGTAGACAACATATGCGAGCGCATCCTGGAGTATAATGTTCATGCAGAGAGGCCTGGCAGCCTGAGATATGCTAAG ggcTCCAGTCAGACCATGACGACCCTGAAGAATCTGGTACACAAAGGGGTTAAAGTGGACTTGGGGATGCCGTACGAGCTGTGGGACGAGCCCTCTGTGGAGGTGACAGACATGAAAAAACAG tgtgagaCGATGCTGGAGCAGTATGAGGATGTGGTGGAGAACTGGTACTTCCATCATCAGGACCAGAGGCTGGAGAATTTCCTCTGTGAGAACCACGTCCTTGAGACATCAGAGCAAG AATGTCTAAAGGAGGTGTGGAAAGGAGACATGGGGGACAAAGAAGGAGCTGAGGAGGAGACGAGCGCAGAGGAGGAGGTAGAAGAGGGAAAGATTCATGATGCCGGGGAGCTTTGA